The Corynebacterium poyangense genome includes a window with the following:
- a CDS encoding HK97 family phage prohead protease yields the protein METLTIKTNPQLTAADTHEPERRRIKGLVLPWGKIGNSSSGRVVASRGKITIPADLGRVKLLRDHSDNPHGFQPVGYAVKAEERDDGLYMEFSVGEGPDGDQALKDVQGRVRDALSVELIDVHMEGQNITAAQLTAVALVPIPAFEDARVSEVKASLDVNNGMSAIANRLKAAAGTVSECADQLNPAIEKDNPAMDTKPSPATDKTNAARVSELLTCNRSKPEPLTFAKAMDVMRMVRNHEPLDDSLTAALQDITRSANPAISAPQWLGELWSGVGFQREIVPLMTQGTLTRMKAVGFRWTKKPKVQDYAGDKAEIPSSPVATEAVETVAKRLATGNDIDRAYYDFNESEFIEAYMRACAESYAMVTDEKAAAFIKTSAAGNKKPAEPNLLHAAGKARQVIKAGTRVEPSAFLVHSDDMFELLKITTMDNPAYLDLIGVDPKKFIASDQAKKGSVIAWAKPAVTFYELPGSPIRVIAEDIARGGRDSAVFGYWATLLNNQAGVVEVPITPAPGPAA from the coding sequence ATGGAAACCTTGACGATCAAGACTAACCCGCAATTAACCGCCGCGGACACCCATGAACCCGAACGACGCCGGATTAAAGGCCTGGTCTTACCGTGGGGCAAAATCGGTAACTCGTCAAGCGGTCGCGTCGTCGCATCCCGAGGAAAAATCACGATCCCCGCCGATCTCGGCCGAGTAAAGCTCTTGCGCGACCACTCCGACAACCCTCACGGGTTCCAGCCGGTCGGCTACGCAGTCAAAGCCGAAGAACGAGACGACGGGTTGTACATGGAGTTCTCGGTCGGCGAAGGACCGGACGGTGACCAAGCATTGAAAGATGTGCAAGGCCGGGTCCGTGACGCACTCTCCGTGGAACTTATCGACGTGCACATGGAGGGCCAAAACATCACCGCCGCTCAACTCACCGCCGTTGCTTTGGTCCCAATCCCCGCGTTCGAAGACGCTAGGGTCAGCGAAGTTAAAGCGTCACTTGACGTTAATAATGGCATGTCCGCTATTGCTAACCGGCTAAAAGCCGCCGCCGGAACAGTAAGCGAATGCGCTGACCAACTCAACCCCGCTATTGAAAAGGACAACCCTGCTATGGATACCAAACCATCCCCGGCAACTGATAAGACCAACGCTGCCCGTGTCAGCGAGCTATTAACCTGCAACCGTTCCAAGCCAGAACCCCTGACCTTTGCTAAAGCGATGGATGTTATGCGTATGGTTCGCAACCACGAGCCACTAGACGATAGTCTTACCGCCGCGTTGCAAGACATCACCCGGTCGGCTAACCCGGCTATCTCTGCACCACAATGGCTCGGTGAGCTGTGGAGCGGTGTCGGGTTCCAGCGTGAAATTGTCCCGTTGATGACTCAAGGCACCCTAACGAGGATGAAAGCGGTAGGGTTCCGGTGGACTAAGAAACCGAAGGTCCAGGACTACGCCGGTGACAAGGCTGAGATACCGAGTTCCCCGGTCGCTACCGAAGCGGTCGAAACCGTCGCGAAGCGTCTAGCAACCGGTAACGATATCGACCGCGCCTATTATGACTTCAACGAATCCGAGTTCATCGAGGCGTATATGCGCGCTTGTGCTGAGTCGTACGCCATGGTTACTGATGAAAAAGCCGCCGCGTTCATTAAGACCTCTGCTGCTGGTAATAAGAAGCCAGCAGAACCAAACCTGCTCCATGCTGCGGGTAAGGCCCGCCAAGTTATCAAGGCTGGCACCCGCGTCGAGCCGTCCGCGTTCCTCGTCCATAGTGACGACATGTTCGAGCTGCTCAAGATCACCACAATGGACAACCCGGCTTATCTTGACCTGATCGGCGTTGATCCTAAGAAGTTCATCGCAAGCGACCAAGCTAAGAAAGGCTCAGTCATCGCCTGGGCGAAACCGGCCGTGACGTTCTACGAGCTCCCCGGCTCCCCAATCCGGGTTATTGCTGAAGATATCGCCCGTGGTGGCCGTGACTCCGCCGTGTTCGGATACTGGGCAACCTTGCTCAATAACCAAGCCGGAGTCGTCGAGGTACCGATCACCCCCGCCCCTGGGCCTGCCGCGTAA
- a CDS encoding DUF3618 domain-containing protein — protein sequence MARSIDDIQRDIERTRRQLASTLDELADRSRPQNLVDDAKRGASEKLQDPTVQKILAGIGAVVIGGIVLAVVRSRKKNKDLKEIQRLLSQR from the coding sequence GTGGCACGCAGCATCGATGATATTCAGCGCGATATTGAGCGCACCCGCCGTCAGCTAGCTAGCACCCTCGATGAACTAGCTGACCGGAGCCGCCCCCAGAACCTCGTAGATGACGCCAAGCGTGGAGCTAGCGAGAAACTACAAGACCCCACCGTACAAAAGATTCTGGCCGGAATTGGTGCCGTTGTGATCGGGGGAATTGTTCTGGCTGTGGTTCGTTCCCGGAAGAAGAACAAAGATCTCAAGGAAATCCAGCGGCTGCTCTCGCAGCGCTAA
- a CDS encoding gluconokinase encodes MHAVVMGVSSCGKSTVGALLAHELGVPFKDGDELHPASNISKMSSGVPLTDEDRWPWLGLIGQWLAEHHEGGVIACSALKRSYRDRIREAAPDTVFIHLHGSKELMAKRMAARPGHFMPESLLNSQFETLEPLSHEERGRVFDVADPPIQIAHDAASWLESSTKE; translated from the coding sequence ATGCATGCCGTCGTAATGGGGGTTTCAAGTTGCGGAAAGTCCACGGTCGGAGCGCTTCTAGCCCACGAGCTAGGGGTTCCCTTCAAAGATGGGGATGAACTTCACCCGGCGTCGAACATTTCTAAAATGTCCTCTGGAGTGCCGCTCACAGATGAGGACCGCTGGCCCTGGTTGGGGCTTATCGGCCAGTGGCTCGCCGAACACCACGAGGGTGGGGTCATTGCTTGTTCGGCTCTCAAACGCAGCTATCGGGACCGGATTCGAGAAGCCGCCCCGGATACAGTTTTCATCCACCTCCATGGTTCTAAGGAACTCATGGCAAAGCGCATGGCTGCGCGACCCGGACATTTCATGCCGGAAAGTCTTTTAAACTCCCAATTTGAGACTTTAGAACCCCTGTCTCATGAAGAGCGGGGACGAGTTTTTGATGTCGCTGATCCGCCAATTCAGATTGCTCACGACGCAGCTTCCTGGTTGGAATCTTCCACGAAAGAATAG
- a CDS encoding tyrosine-type recombinase/integrase: MSTFSVLLDQWKDELVAAGRSPGTIAMRMSYARRCLVSIGKPVELIERADVIRWLASGGWGPDARACAAASVKGFFTFLVDTRVIADNPATNLPRISRPRAVPRPAADAVISDALAAADPKIRLAIELMATTGLRRAEVARVKASDVEPVGRGWMIRVKGKGGHVRRVPCLPGLARRISATGGYLFPGYDDGHISPGWLGKLVGRVLPEGVTPHMLRHRFASIAYMEGGHDLRAVQALLGHASIATTQIYTATCDRDVRAAACAAWKVSA; this comes from the coding sequence ATGAGCACATTTTCAGTTCTCTTAGATCAATGGAAAGACGAGCTAGTAGCAGCGGGCCGTTCTCCGGGGACTATAGCGATGAGGATGTCTTATGCCCGGCGGTGTCTCGTGTCGATTGGTAAGCCGGTAGAGCTTATCGAGCGGGCCGATGTCATCAGGTGGCTTGCGAGCGGTGGTTGGGGCCCAGACGCGCGGGCGTGCGCGGCGGCGTCAGTGAAAGGCTTTTTCACGTTCTTAGTGGACACGAGGGTGATAGCGGATAACCCGGCTACGAACCTTCCTAGGATTTCCAGGCCGCGAGCGGTTCCTAGACCAGCAGCGGACGCGGTGATATCGGACGCTTTAGCGGCGGCTGACCCGAAGATAAGGTTAGCGATAGAGCTTATGGCTACCACGGGGTTACGGCGGGCCGAAGTCGCGCGGGTTAAAGCGAGTGATGTTGAGCCGGTAGGGCGGGGTTGGATGATCCGGGTTAAGGGTAAGGGAGGGCATGTTCGCCGGGTTCCGTGCCTACCAGGGCTAGCGAGACGGATTAGTGCGACGGGTGGGTATTTATTCCCTGGCTACGATGACGGGCATATTAGCCCCGGATGGTTGGGAAAGCTTGTAGGCCGGGTGTTACCCGAGGGAGTAACCCCGCATATGCTGAGGCACCGGTTCGCGAGTATCGCTTATATGGAGGGCGGGCACGACCTTAGAGCGGTGCAAGCACTATTAGGTCATGCCAGTATCGCTACTACCCAGATTTACACGGCGACATGCGACCGGGACGTTCGTGCCGCCGCGTGTGCTGCATGGAAAGTCTCAGCCTAG
- a CDS encoding isochorismatase family protein: MAQALIIVDVQHDFCPGGALATDQGDEVAHRIGELQLSPAVADYDYVVTTQDWHIDPDDHFDTWPVHCEADSPGAQLHPAIQQDKISARFYKGQHSAAYSGFEGSNEAGQLLAEWLRDRGVSHLDICGIATHYCVRATVLDALKEGFQVRVLRDLCSAVNEDTGKTALQEMQKAGASLG, encoded by the coding sequence ATGGCACAAGCACTGATCATTGTGGATGTTCAACATGATTTCTGCCCGGGAGGGGCGTTAGCTACCGATCAAGGCGATGAGGTCGCCCACCGAATCGGAGAACTCCAACTTTCTCCAGCAGTTGCCGACTATGACTACGTGGTCACTACCCAGGATTGGCACATTGATCCAGACGATCATTTTGATACCTGGCCGGTGCACTGCGAAGCTGATTCTCCCGGCGCGCAACTCCACCCAGCTATTCAGCAGGATAAGATCAGCGCGCGCTTTTATAAGGGACAGCACTCGGCTGCCTATTCAGGTTTCGAGGGCAGCAATGAGGCTGGCCAGCTCCTCGCAGAGTGGCTACGCGACCGTGGGGTCTCCCACTTAGATATTTGCGGGATTGCTACCCATTACTGTGTTCGCGCCACAGTGCTGGATGCTCTCAAGGAGGGTTTCCAGGTTCGGGTGCTGCGAGATCTATGTTCTGCGGTGAACGAGGACACCGGTAAGACAGCTCTCCAGGAAATGCAGAAAGCCGGCGCTAGTCTTGGCTAG
- a CDS encoding collagen-like domain-containing protein, translated as MPLYTPNYKIPYPTTGDPIWQGAIQMEALAKKVDETMKTVNGTPGSPGPRGEQGPPGDPGPRGEPGPKGDPGKDGTGFTLKGTQPDAASIKKLSGKPGDAYMALDTKDVYVYSGTEWISVGQITGPAGPPGEPGKQGDPGPRGEQGLQGPQGPKGEQGPQGPQGPKGLDADPVPGWKTTGITFSDNGTINLGTGSSSYYKWRIDRGVFQLYFTIRFGRNASSAGGPLKLTLPTRPATGIEAVGAGSYWSTGGNFGMVISPIVTPGSNICNFLVHKSGGDDTQDLFRIWDGRSGIGSGIPANPGYTLDQDGSSIKGYLSFPV; from the coding sequence ATGCCGCTTTATACACCGAACTATAAAATCCCTTACCCCACCACGGGAGACCCGATCTGGCAAGGTGCTATCCAAATGGAGGCTCTAGCCAAGAAGGTCGATGAGACCATGAAAACCGTGAACGGGACCCCTGGTTCACCCGGTCCGCGTGGTGAGCAAGGCCCGCCCGGTGACCCGGGTCCACGGGGCGAACCCGGACCTAAAGGTGATCCCGGAAAAGACGGGACCGGGTTTACTTTAAAGGGAACCCAACCCGATGCCGCGTCGATCAAGAAACTGTCCGGGAAACCCGGGGACGCCTATATGGCATTAGACACCAAAGACGTTTACGTGTATTCCGGTACTGAGTGGATATCGGTCGGGCAAATAACCGGCCCCGCCGGGCCACCCGGTGAGCCCGGTAAACAAGGCGACCCCGGGCCACGGGGTGAGCAAGGCCTCCAAGGACCGCAAGGGCCTAAAGGTGAGCAAGGCCCCCAAGGACCGCAAGGGCCTAAAGGTCTTGACGCTGATCCTGTCCCGGGGTGGAAAACCACGGGTATCACATTCTCAGACAACGGGACAATTAACCTTGGGACCGGGAGTAGTAGCTATTACAAATGGCGCATAGACCGGGGAGTTTTCCAGCTGTACTTCACTATCCGGTTCGGCCGGAACGCTAGCTCGGCCGGTGGGCCGCTTAAGCTCACGCTACCTACTCGACCGGCTACCGGTATCGAAGCGGTAGGCGCCGGATCGTACTGGTCAACCGGGGGCAACTTCGGTATGGTCATCAGCCCTATCGTCACCCCCGGCTCTAACATATGTAATTTCCTCGTCCATAAATCCGGTGGTGACGATACCCAAGACCTGTTCCGAATCTGGGACGGTCGATCCGGTATCGGCTCGGGTATCCCCGCTAATCCCGGCTACACCCTGGACCAAGACGGATCAAGCATTAAAGGCTATCTCTCGTTCCCCGTCTAG
- a CDS encoding C39 family peptidase, with the protein MATEKVLTYSRDQVTQDTFYNCGPASAQTVIRAATGRVIPESTLASAMGTTVNGTNDIANIQPVLNTYVPEGKWERQYIKGDDASNKERETLWQRVRISIDAGYGCIANIIAPPSNYPRPTYTSSVQPRYSGGTVYHYIALMGYALDGSGNRHIWVADSGFYPYGYWCSLEQMASLIAGKGYIYSTAPTVYTEPSEEEAMSQMSEQIGRIYHELTHTFQTRYKIGDKLAEYRDTMIGYVLNNDEKLTRLMDDRLPNIEKKLDDILKALKEK; encoded by the coding sequence ATGGCTACTGAGAAAGTTTTGACCTATTCCCGAGACCAAGTAACCCAAGACACGTTCTATAACTGTGGGCCGGCATCCGCGCAAACCGTGATCCGCGCGGCAACCGGTCGGGTCATCCCCGAATCGACCCTAGCTAGTGCTATGGGGACCACGGTCAACGGAACGAATGATATTGCCAACATCCAACCCGTGCTGAACACCTATGTTCCTGAGGGCAAATGGGAGCGTCAGTACATCAAAGGCGACGACGCTTCGAATAAGGAACGTGAAACTCTTTGGCAACGGGTGAGAATCTCTATTGACGCCGGATACGGGTGTATCGCTAATATCATCGCACCACCGTCGAACTATCCACGCCCCACCTACACATCTAGCGTCCAACCACGCTATTCAGGTGGAACCGTGTACCACTACATCGCCCTCATGGGATACGCCCTTGACGGATCAGGAAACCGTCACATCTGGGTAGCTGACTCCGGTTTCTACCCCTATGGCTACTGGTGCTCACTAGAACAAATGGCGTCTCTTATCGCTGGTAAAGGCTACATTTACTCAACCGCGCCCACTGTTTATACCGAACCATCCGAGGAGGAAGCAATGTCTCAAATGTCAGAACAAATCGGCCGTATCTACCACGAGCTAACCCATACTTTCCAGACCCGGTACAAGATCGGCGACAAGCTCGCCGAGTACCGCGACACCATGATCGGCTACGTCCTCAACAACGACGAAAAGCTCACCCGGCTTATGGACGACCGGCTCCCAAACATTGAAAAGAAACTCGACGACATTCTCAAGGCCCTCAAGGAGAAATAA
- a CDS encoding phage portal protein: MSVALASPWAPRPNHLIPADSWISADILGLDARPVTRDLAMSVPALARARSLIVTTIARLPIYATKNGERLDEQPRWIDRTDGPVSPYHRMVTTCDDLLFYGWSLWVVKRDTDGYVIAADRVPINYWTVDNDDNRILINDQPIDQREACLIQGPNEGILAFGADTISHARSVLDAVKRAADTPAAQIELHQTNDVPITEERAAAIRDQWIAARKGKNGGVAFTTAGLEVKSHGQPATDLLIDGRNAAAIDIARLCGIPATMVDAVLSGSSLSYSNPSTRLAELVAFGLSPFMAAIAGRLGMDDIVSRGVRIEFDTAETLAPTGTFNVPDDQTPQPTPEETNGY, encoded by the coding sequence ATGTCGGTTGCGCTCGCATCCCCGTGGGCACCACGCCCGAACCACCTTATCCCGGCTGATAGCTGGATCAGTGCCGACATTCTCGGACTCGACGCCCGGCCTGTGACCCGTGACCTAGCGATGAGCGTCCCTGCTCTCGCCCGCGCTAGGTCGTTGATCGTGACCACCATCGCCCGGCTACCGATCTACGCAACCAAAAACGGTGAACGCCTTGACGAGCAACCCCGCTGGATCGACCGGACCGACGGGCCGGTAAGCCCTTACCACAGGATGGTCACAACCTGCGACGATCTACTTTTCTACGGGTGGTCGTTGTGGGTTGTGAAACGTGATACCGATGGGTATGTTATCGCCGCTGACCGGGTTCCCATCAACTACTGGACCGTTGATAACGATGACAACCGAATCCTCATCAACGATCAACCCATCGATCAGCGAGAAGCCTGCCTCATCCAAGGCCCGAACGAGGGAATCCTCGCATTCGGTGCTGACACCATCTCGCACGCTCGCAGTGTGCTCGACGCGGTCAAGCGCGCGGCCGATACCCCCGCCGCTCAAATCGAGCTACACCAAACCAACGACGTCCCGATTACCGAAGAACGCGCCGCCGCGATTAGAGACCAATGGATCGCGGCCCGTAAAGGGAAAAACGGTGGTGTCGCGTTCACAACCGCCGGGCTGGAAGTGAAATCGCATGGGCAACCCGCAACCGATCTACTCATCGACGGGCGAAACGCCGCCGCTATCGACATCGCCCGGTTATGCGGAATCCCGGCCACCATGGTCGACGCCGTGCTATCCGGTAGCTCGCTGAGCTATTCCAACCCGTCAACCCGGCTGGCTGAGTTGGTCGCCTTTGGCCTCTCGCCGTTTATGGCCGCTATCGCCGGCCGGCTCGGTATGGACGACATCGTGTCGCGTGGTGTCCGAATCGAGTTCGACACCGCGGAAACCCTCGCCCCGACCGGAACATTCAACGTCCCCGACGATCAAACCCCGCAACCAACACCTGAGGAAACCAATGGCTACTGA
- a CDS encoding phage tail tape measure protein — translation MSKTAILAVRIIGDSKAAVAEFDKFNRKIASMHDSVKSAATKMSIISAGVIAFGKSAIDAASDLEQSVGAVHSVFKDSADQMLQWSNNAATAVGLSKNQYNEFATVIGSQLKNLGIPMAEVGTKTNDLIKLGADLASMYGGTTADAVQALSAVFRGETDPIERYGISIKQSDVNARMAAEGLDQLEGEAKKQAETQTRMKMVMEQAADAIGNFSRETDTVAHKQQVARAEFENAKAAIGEGLLPVVAEITDKFAGLAQWLGQHPQLATAFAFAILFVTGVLWTLSGALRAVELATAAWAGAQWLLNSALLPVIGTIGLIILVIGLVAAAFIWAYNNCAWFRAGVDEAASFAVEKFQEFKDKINEVIVDIARLIQKSGGIGPAISQAAGEAILWFIKMANPVYNLIRAIGALIGKIAGIRFPSPPAWMAKFLSAAPPALTGVPDSGTVFRFYPPDVLTAAYNPLATLFNGFTAHNATPVMNVDNSVHINVDGSGVVDERAVAERIRRVMVSDSRVRGLSVASTGGRASWQ, via the coding sequence ATGAGTAAAACCGCTATTCTAGCCGTCCGTATCATCGGCGACTCTAAGGCCGCTGTCGCCGAGTTCGATAAGTTCAATCGAAAAATAGCGTCTATGCACGACTCGGTGAAGTCCGCTGCGACGAAAATGTCGATCATATCCGCCGGGGTGATCGCGTTCGGGAAATCCGCTATCGACGCCGCCTCCGATCTTGAACAATCAGTCGGCGCGGTGCACTCGGTATTTAAAGACTCCGCTGACCAAATGCTGCAATGGTCGAATAACGCGGCCACCGCCGTCGGGTTATCCAAGAATCAATACAACGAGTTCGCAACCGTTATCGGCTCCCAGCTGAAAAACCTCGGAATACCTATGGCCGAGGTAGGAACTAAAACGAACGACCTCATTAAGTTAGGGGCCGATCTTGCGTCTATGTACGGAGGCACCACCGCTGACGCGGTGCAAGCCCTATCCGCTGTATTCCGTGGAGAAACAGACCCTATCGAACGCTACGGTATCTCGATTAAACAATCAGACGTCAATGCCCGGATGGCCGCTGAGGGGCTGGACCAACTCGAAGGTGAAGCGAAAAAGCAAGCCGAGACCCAAACCCGCATGAAAATGGTCATGGAACAAGCCGCCGACGCTATCGGCAACTTTTCCAGAGAGACCGACACCGTCGCGCATAAACAGCAAGTCGCCCGTGCTGAGTTCGAAAACGCTAAAGCCGCTATCGGTGAGGGCCTGCTACCCGTGGTCGCTGAAATCACCGACAAGTTCGCCGGGTTAGCGCAATGGCTAGGACAACACCCCCAACTAGCCACCGCTTTTGCTTTCGCAATCCTGTTTGTGACCGGTGTTCTGTGGACATTATCCGGTGCTCTTAGAGCTGTGGAATTAGCCACCGCCGCGTGGGCCGGTGCTCAATGGCTGCTCAACTCCGCCCTGCTACCCGTAATCGGAACAATCGGACTCATTATCCTCGTTATCGGCCTGGTCGCCGCCGCTTTCATCTGGGCATACAACAATTGCGCCTGGTTTAGGGCCGGTGTTGACGAAGCCGCGTCGTTCGCCGTTGAAAAATTCCAAGAGTTCAAAGACAAGATCAACGAGGTTATCGTTGATATCGCCCGGCTTATCCAAAAATCAGGAGGTATCGGCCCCGCTATCTCCCAAGCCGCCGGGGAGGCTATCCTCTGGTTTATCAAAATGGCTAACCCGGTCTACAACCTCATCAGGGCTATAGGCGCTCTGATCGGGAAAATAGCGGGTATAAGGTTCCCGTCGCCGCCGGCGTGGATGGCTAAATTCTTATCGGCCGCGCCACCCGCCCTCACCGGTGTCCCCGATAGCGGGACGGTGTTCCGTTTCTACCCGCCGGACGTGCTCACCGCCGCATATAACCCACTAGCAACCCTGTTCAACGGGTTCACCGCACATAACGCTACCCCGGTGATGAACGTTGATAACAGTGTGCATATCAACGTCGACGGTTCCGGTGTCGTCGACGAACGCGCGGTTGCTGAGCGGATACGCCGGGTCATGGTGTCTGATAGTCGTGTCCGAGGGCTTAGCGTCGCGTCGACCGGGGGTCGTGCATCATGGCAATAG